The window TTTTAAAGTTTTAAGGGTTAATAATAGCATCCATTTTAGGATTGTTTTTTGAAGATATGTTTTTTCAATAGTATCTACCAAGCAAAAACAAGTAAATAGATATAGTTGACTTTACTTATATAAGCGTATAAACATAAAGTGTTTTAATTAATTTAATTTCCTCTTGACTGAAGTTTTAATATGTAAGTATATATTCTGTTTGTTGTTTTAAATTATTACTATTGTAGAGGGTTTTTTTGTAATTATTTTTAACCAAGGGAATTTTCATATAATAAACTTATAAATAAGAAGTATTCATTAAATTCATTTTGAAAATTTATTTTGTTTGGTAGCGTCATTCCATTTCTGTTTTTAAAATGTTTGCTAAAAGTTTAAAATAGTAGTGTGTTTCCAACTTGTTTTATAACAAAACTTTAATAGAAGTATTTTTTAGCTATTCAAACTAGTAGTAAATTTGCAGTTAGAGTGATTACTGTAATACGACATAGTATAATCGCATAAATTAAGGTGAATTAATAGGTAGAGAACGAAACCTTTGGTTGGCGAATGGTGGTGTAGTTCATTTTTATTCACTTTAACCTTTCTTTTTTTTAATAGATTAATAAAATAGTTGCAATGACAGAATTTTTTCAAGCACATAGGCAAGATATTATTTATAGTATTTTTGTTATCGTTATCGTTATTGTTTTACGTGTTTTAACTAACATGTTGCATACTTGGGTTTTAAAGGAAAAGAAAAGAAAGTTTCCCTACGAAAAAGCAAAGTCGACAAACCTGCTTAAAAAGATTCTTAATACACTTTGGATTGTCTTGGGTGTAATAGCTTTAAGTTATCTTTTTGTGGAAAATGATGAAAAAAGTGTGGTTATAAAAGATTTTAAAACAGTCTTGTACCTTGGTCTTGTGTCTGCTATAACTATAATTGTAGCAACGACGGTTAACTTATGGTTTAAATTAGATGTACAGAAAAAGTTAGAAAGTAATCAGGATCCCACAAGTATTAAGTTTTTAAAATCTGTAGTCTTAGTGGCGATTTATTTATTTGGACTCGTGTTGTGTTTGTTGGCTTTTCCGTCCTTGAAAGGTGTTGCACAAACCGCGATAGGAGGTGCAGGAGTAGCCGCGCTTATAATTGGTGTAGCCTCTCAAGAGGCGCTGTCTAATTTAATTGGTGGTATTTTTATAATTGTGTTTAAGCCTTTTAAAATTGGAGATACGGTAAAAGTAACAGATGCAATGGTTGGTAGTGTGACAGATATAACATTGCGCCATACAGTGATTAGAAATTTTGAAAATAAAATGATTGTAATCCCAAATGCAATCATGAATAAAGAAAAACTAATTAATTACGATTTAGGCGAATTGAAGTGTTGTGAGCGTATTGAGATTGGGATTTCTTACGATAGCGATATTGATTTAGCTAAAAAAATAATGCAGGAAGAGTTCGAAAAGCATCCGCTTATTTTTGATAACCGTACTTTATTAGATATAGAAGATAATAAACCTGTGGTGAAAACGGCATTAATAGCACTTAATGATTCTTCTGTAACTATACGTGCATGGGCTTGGGCTCAAGACTTTAATGATAGTTTTCAGCTTAAAATAGATGTTTTAGAAAGTGTTAAGAAGCGGTTTGATAAAGAAGGTATCGAAATTCCGTTCCCATACAGAACCGTTGTCATGAAAAAAGATAAAAACGAAAAGAAAGACGTTTAGACTCTTTTTTATTATAATTGATGTTTTTAAAAGGTTAACATTTGATTGGTTTGGATGGTAAGTTTTTAAATTTTATTAATTATAATTTAATATAGGAAGAAAAAAGACCACTTGGATTACGAGCTATATTCGCAAAAAAAAAATAATGATGAAAAAAATTACTTTATTAGTCTTATTCCTTTTTGCAAGTATGGGGTATTCTCAAACTGTTGTAATTAACGAGTTAGATTGCGATACTACTTTTGAAGGAAACAATATTGATAATCACGAATTTATAGAACTACTATCAAGTGTTCCTAATTTTGCTTTAGATGGTTATGTTTTGGTTCTTTTTAATGGGTCTGCTTCTGGAAATGATTCTAGCTATTTTACGTTAGATTTAGATGGGTACACCACAGATATTAATGGATTGCTTTTAATTGGTAGTGATTTAGTGTCGCCTTTTCCTCAAATAATTATTCCGCCTAACTTAATTCAAAATGGGGCAGATGCAGTTGCTTTGTATTTAGGAGATGCTACAGATTTTTTAGAAGGGACTTTAGCGACGCAAACTAATTTAGTAGATGCATTGGTTTATGATACTAGCGATTCTAATGATACAGGGTTAATGGCGTTGTTAGGGGTTACAGAGCAAATTAATGAAGGGTCTAGTAATAATACAAATTCAATACAACGTTTTGATGATGGTTTAGAGACTGCTGATAGTGTAACTTATCTGTCTACAACACCAACACCAAGAGCTTTAAATGATGGAAGTGGCGTGGTGCTAAATGGGGTTTTTACAACTATGACAGCTGGTTTTTTTAACGAAGGCGATGCATTTGATGTGACGTTTACTACAGAGCAAGATGTTACAACAGATCTAACTATTAATTTTACTTTAAATAATTATGGTTTTAATACTTCTGATTTTACCGGGATTACATCAGTTGTTATTGCGGCGGGTCAGAATACTATAACAACAACCATTAATATAGTAGACGATGTGTTAGATGAAGGTGATGAGGTTTTAAAGCTAGAGGTGTCAACATTGCCAACAGCATATATAGCTTTGAATAATAATTTAGAAACTAGAGTTGTTGATAATGATTTTGTTGTTGCGGCTTTTGGAACACCTTTAAATTCGACTTTTGGTAATGTTGAAAGTACTCAGCCTGCAGGGTATTACGATAGTTTAGATGGATTGTCTGATGGTAGTCTGGAGCAAGCTTTACAAGATATAATAGCAGATCCTGCAGTGGTGAGAGCGCAAACGTATGCAGATATTATTGATATCTTAGAAGTGGCAGATCAAAATCCTGAAAATAGTAATCAGGTTTGGCTAGTTTATACAGAAGTAGGAAAACCTAAGTTAGATTTTCAAACAACCTCAAATAATACAGGAACTTGGAACAGGGAGCATACTTATCCGCGCTCTTTAGCGGGTTATGCGAGTATAGATTTAGATGATTTTAGAGATGGAAAAGATGTGTTTTGGACAACTAATGCAGATTCTTTACGTCATGGTAATAGTGATGCACATGCTTTGAGAGCAGCAGACGGTCCTGAAAATAGTGTAAGAAGTAATCAGCATTACGGAGAATACAATGGACCTTCGGGGACTTTAGGGAGTTTTAAGGGAGATGTTGCACGAAGCGTGTTATATATGCAAATTAGATATAATGGATTAAGTATTGAAAATGGATATCCGACTACGTTAGGTCAATTAGGTGATTTAGCGACACTTTTAGAGTGGCATAGAAATGATCCGCCAGATGATTTTGAAATGAATAGAAATAATGTGATTTACGAATGGCAGTTTAATCGGAATCCGCTTATAGATCAACCCGATTTAGTAGAATACATTTGGGGAGACCAGGTTGGTGATATTTGGAATCAACCATTAAGTGTTGCTGGTTTTACAACCGAAACAATAAAAGTGTATCCTAACCCTGTTATAGATAAATTATATATTTCTGGTAACAAGCCTAGTTATGAGGTTGCTTTGTTTTCAGCTGAAGGAAGAGTTGTTTTGTCACAAACGATTAGTAATAATAGTTATATGGATTTGAAACTAGCTAGTGGTTTGTATTTAGTTACTATTGAGGCTGAAGGCGAACGTCTGATAAAAAAGATTGTTATTGAATAAAACTAAGATAATTTCAAATAAAAAAAGACCTTCAATTGAAGGTCTTTTTTTTATACAGTTTATTTAATCTTGCTTTTGTGATTCTATATTTACTTCTCCGTCAGTATCTATGGTTATGTTTATGGCAGGAATTCCTTTGTTGGATTGGTATAATACTTTTGAAGTTTGACCTTTATTATTTGTTAGGGACATTTTAAGCTTCGTTATTTCATCCTTGTTATTTCTTCTTAACGTTATATATTCTAGTTCTTTGCCTAATGATGCTAATTGCTTTTTATGTTGTTCTAAGACTAAATCAGGTGTGTTTTTAGTTATATGTAATACAATGTTGTATTTAGCGGGAGTTTCATCGTCATTATAAGTAGTACTTGATATTCCGTAATTTACATCCCAAGAACTTTCTTTTTTATCGGAAGCTTTTAGGTTGTTTGTTGATGCGCTTTTTGTTGTAATTAATATAACACCATTTTTCCCTTCTTTACCAAAAGGTGTAATGTCTTTTTTGCTTTTTAAAACACTCATTGATTTGATGTCTTCATGTTTTAAATTAGACAACTGTTGTTTGTTTGCTCTCTGGTTGTCTATAAATATCATTGGTTTTTCGTTGTTTTCTGCCTTTAAATTTATTGCCTTAAACTGTAGCGTGTCATTTAGTTTATTGTCGGAGATGATATTTATGTTTTCATTAATAATTTGATTACCTAAAGTGCTTGTTGCGATAGACATGGTAAAGGATTTATCATCGTTTTTATTTATAACAGAAGAATTACCATTAGATGGCGTATAAGTCACACCGTTTTTTATAAGGTTGCCGTTCTTGTCTTGTGTTATAATCACTCCTTCGTTAGCTATAATAATATCATTGCTGTTTTTTAAGGTAATTTCAATAACGCCATGCTTTCCTTTTGAGCCATATTTTTTTGTAGCCATATCTCCTTTGAGTACGGAGATTGATGCTATATTTTCTGGCTCTATATCTAGTTTGCCTTCTGTTATTTTACCGTCTATAACATACAATGGTTTATCTCCTTCTTCTGTAATAAGTAGTTTGCTTGCTAAGTCTTTAGTAGCTTTTGTTTGAGAATTGATAATGGTATTTTCAGTGTATGAAACGCTATCTTGTTTTGTGATTGTTTTGTCCGTAACAACACTTTTGTCTGTTGCCTGCATTACTATTTCTTGATTTTGGTTTTCAAAAACTAATACTCCATTTTCAATTTTTAAATGAATATTAGAAACAGGAATTTTTAAGTCGTTTCCATAAGTTGCATTGTGATTAAACTTGTTTGAGTTTTTTGATTTTGTTTCAATTGAAAGTTTTGTGATTTTACCTTCTAAATTTCTTTTTAAATTAGAAAACTTAACCTTTAAACCATCTGTTTGTGCTTCTAGCTGGTTTTTAATCGCTTCAATGTCTTGATCTGTAGAGTTTGAAGTTATTGTAAAAAGATTAGACGCTGTGGCATCCTGCATAGTTTCCGCTTTAGCGATATAAACTTCTTTTGTATTAAAACTCATTAAGAATAAGGCCAAAAAAGGTAAGACAATTGCAAACTTAAGTTGATTTCTTGTTTTTGATTTTGTTTTTTGTAACATAACAATTCGTTTTTTGATTAATGATTGATAAAAATTATTGGTAATAGCTAATTGATTTGAAGTTAAACTAGCTTTTAATAATACAGTCTGATAGCTTTTTGCGCATTTTATCTTGTTTTGCGCCGCGTGGTCTGCTATAAATTCGAGATTTTGCTGCAGCGCTTTTTTATAGAGCCAAATGCAAGGGTTAAACCAAAATAAGATACTTGCTATTTGGATTATCAGGATGTCTGCGGAATGTAACTGTGTAGCATGTGCTTTTTCGTGAGCAATAATATGTTCTAGCTCTGTCTTGGTAAATTGATTGCTATTAAAAACAATACGGTTGAAAAATGAAAATGGCGCAATTTCGGTATCAGTTTCAATATAAGTAAACTGACCTTTTTTTGTTTTCTTCTGATGTTTTAATAATCTGTTTAATGATATAAATTGAAGTGTCACTTGTGTTAAAACAAATAGTACGCCCGCTAAATATATATAAGGTAATAGTTGCCAATAATCAAAGTTAGGAGCTTCACTTATTTGTTGTGGTGGAAAAGTGGTAGTTGTAGTTTCAAAGAATTGTACTGGTGTTGGTGTGTATTCTATATAAATAGGAATAATAATTAAAGGTAGTACGATGGAGGCAAACAAACCTATTAGAAGAAACCACCGATTGGCTTGGAAAAAAGTGTCACGTTGCAAAAACAACTTGTAGCACGCGTAAAATAGTATGATTATTACCGAAGCTTTTAAAAAGTAGTCCATAGTTAGTCTTGGTTTTCTATTAAACGAATAATCTCTTTTAACTCGTCAACACTAATCTTTTCTTCTTTGGCAAAAAATGACACTACATTTTTGTAAGAACTGTTAAAGTAGTTGTCTATGGCCGTATTCATAAATTTATTACGATAGTCTTCTTTGGCAACAATAGGGAAGTAACGGTGTGTTTTTCCGAAAGCTTCATAGCTAACATATCCTTTTTCTTCAAGATTCCTGATCATTGTAGATAATGTGTTGTAGTGTGGCTTGTCTTCTTTGATTTCTGCCATGACATCTTTTACAAAAGCATGTTCTAGCTTCCATAAAATGCGCATTATTTCTTCTTCTTTATTGGTTAATTTCTGCATAATCAAAGTGTT is drawn from Psychroserpens sp. NJDZ02 and contains these coding sequences:
- a CDS encoding mechanosensitive ion channel family protein — encoded protein: MTEFFQAHRQDIIYSIFVIVIVIVLRVLTNMLHTWVLKEKKRKFPYEKAKSTNLLKKILNTLWIVLGVIALSYLFVENDEKSVVIKDFKTVLYLGLVSAITIIVATTVNLWFKLDVQKKLESNQDPTSIKFLKSVVLVAIYLFGLVLCLLAFPSLKGVAQTAIGGAGVAALIIGVASQEALSNLIGGIFIIVFKPFKIGDTVKVTDAMVGSVTDITLRHTVIRNFENKMIVIPNAIMNKEKLINYDLGELKCCERIEIGISYDSDIDLAKKIMQEEFEKHPLIFDNRTLLDIEDNKPVVKTALIALNDSSVTIRAWAWAQDFNDSFQLKIDVLESVKKRFDKEGIEIPFPYRTVVMKKDKNEKKDV
- a CDS encoding endonuclease, with amino-acid sequence MMKKITLLVLFLFASMGYSQTVVINELDCDTTFEGNNIDNHEFIELLSSVPNFALDGYVLVLFNGSASGNDSSYFTLDLDGYTTDINGLLLIGSDLVSPFPQIIIPPNLIQNGADAVALYLGDATDFLEGTLATQTNLVDALVYDTSDSNDTGLMALLGVTEQINEGSSNNTNSIQRFDDGLETADSVTYLSTTPTPRALNDGSGVVLNGVFTTMTAGFFNEGDAFDVTFTTEQDVTTDLTINFTLNNYGFNTSDFTGITSVVIAAGQNTITTTINIVDDVLDEGDEVLKLEVSTLPTAYIALNNNLETRVVDNDFVVAAFGTPLNSTFGNVESTQPAGYYDSLDGLSDGSLEQALQDIIADPAVVRAQTYADIIDILEVADQNPENSNQVWLVYTEVGKPKLDFQTTSNNTGTWNREHTYPRSLAGYASIDLDDFRDGKDVFWTTNADSLRHGNSDAHALRAADGPENSVRSNQHYGEYNGPSGTLGSFKGDVARSVLYMQIRYNGLSIENGYPTTLGQLGDLATLLEWHRNDPPDDFEMNRNNVIYEWQFNRNPLIDQPDLVEYIWGDQVGDIWNQPLSVAGFTTETIKVYPNPVIDKLYISGNKPSYEVALFSAEGRVVLSQTISNNSYMDLKLASGLYLVTIEAEGERLIKKIVIE
- a CDS encoding M56 family metallopeptidase; its protein translation is MDYFLKASVIIILFYACYKLFLQRDTFFQANRWFLLIGLFASIVLPLIIIPIYIEYTPTPVQFFETTTTTFPPQQISEAPNFDYWQLLPYIYLAGVLFVLTQVTLQFISLNRLLKHQKKTKKGQFTYIETDTEIAPFSFFNRIVFNSNQFTKTELEHIIAHEKAHATQLHSADILIIQIASILFWFNPCIWLYKKALQQNLEFIADHAAQNKIKCAKSYQTVLLKASLTSNQLAITNNFYQSLIKKRIVMLQKTKSKTRNQLKFAIVLPFLALFLMSFNTKEVYIAKAETMQDATASNLFTITSNSTDQDIEAIKNQLEAQTDGLKVKFSNLKRNLEGKITKLSIETKSKNSNKFNHNATYGNDLKIPVSNIHLKIENGVLVFENQNQEIVMQATDKSVVTDKTITKQDSVSYTENTIINSQTKATKDLASKLLITEEGDKPLYVIDGKITEGKLDIEPENIASISVLKGDMATKKYGSKGKHGVIEITLKNSNDIIIANEGVIITQDKNGNLIKNGVTYTPSNGNSSVINKNDDKSFTMSIATSTLGNQIINENINIISDNKLNDTLQFKAINLKAENNEKPMIFIDNQRANKQQLSNLKHEDIKSMSVLKSKKDITPFGKEGKNGVILITTKSASTNNLKASDKKESSWDVNYGISSTTYNDDETPAKYNIVLHITKNTPDLVLEQHKKQLASLGKELEYITLRRNNKDEITKLKMSLTNNKGQTSKVLYQSNKGIPAINITIDTDGEVNIESQKQD
- a CDS encoding BlaI/MecI/CopY family transcriptional regulator, whose translation is MQKLTNKEEEIMRILWKLEHAFVKDVMAEIKEDKPHYNTLSTMIRNLEEKGYVSYEAFGKTHRYFPIVAKEDYRNKFMNTAIDNYFNSSYKNVVSFFAKEEKISVDELKEIIRLIENQD